Within the Glycine soja cultivar W05 chromosome 3, ASM419377v2, whole genome shotgun sequence genome, the region ATTactaagggtgtgtttgatttatattttcaaaaactgtTTTAAGTTTTCAAAATGCAACTAAACAAGGTTGCTCAAACAATTGGTGGAGGGTGCTGTAAGGCACAAATCAAAGCGTGGAATTGATGGAGAGATTAAACAAAACGAAAACAGAAGAAGAGAAAACACTTCCTAGCAGtttctatttttggtttttaaaacacTTGTTTTGGTATTTGATTGCTAAGTAGTgtagaattgttttagaaaagagtttttgaaacaaaaaagtgAGAACAGAATCAAATAGGCCCTAAGTTTCTTAAGTTCTATTCTCCAAAAAACTAAAGTTTTAGTCCTCATATGCCCTTATAGGGGCTAAAACTTAAGCTTTTTTTCATACAGGACTGATTCTGAAATGAAATGAGTGTCATCTACAGAGACCAAATGATTAGTTTAACCTTCTTTTCCTGTTTTACTGGCAATTTTATGTTACATGAAAGTGCATAACTGTGTGATCATGACAGTGCTGTCTTCCAAGTCACACACCAAGAGCACTAGTGGAGCTAAGAAAGGAAGAGCTTGATAGATTGAGGGGTAAtggaatgggagaaagaaaggaATGGGATAGAATTTATGACTATGACTGCTATAATGACCTTGGTGATCCTGACAAAGGTCCAGAGCACCTTAGACCTGTCCTTGGTGGCTCAAGGTTATTTCCATATCCACGCAGAGGAAGAACAGGTCGAAAACATAGTACAGCAGGTACTTAATTTACTTTCCCCTTAAAGTCAGTTCAAGGTAGAAATCTAAATTGGCATGAAGCATTGGAATTGTAGCATATTAGCATGCTTTAATACACTTGGTTTAAAGTTGGTTCAGTATACAAGGTATTTTTGAGTGAAGGATGGATGCACCCTTACTTTCTTACTTTTCACAATTTTACTTCAAAGGAGCAAAATCCTTAgtaaatatgtttgttttacaGACTAGGCTTAACATTTCCTGTTTCATTATCTGCTTTGGAACTGTTTTCCTTGCATTTGTGATTGGAGGACTCCAGTGAAAAAGGAACCTAAGTAAGAATATAGCCTTCTGAAGTAAAGGCTATGTGTTACATCGTGTTTGCATTATAGTCAAGCAGCTTTTAGAGTTGATTCTCATTCATTTGTTCATCTATCTCCGTTGAAAATTTTAGGTCCATCGTGCGAGAGCCGGCCACAACCAATTAACTTTGACATACATGTTCCATCAGATGAGAGATTTGGCCCCAATAAATTGAAGGAGTTGAAATCAAATTGTGTCCATGCTATGGTACATTTTTTATCACCAAAGGCAGAATTATTACCACGACGAAATTCTGCTAATTTTCAATCATTCGAAGAGTTACTTGACATGTTTTCTAGCAATAGGAACCAAAAAATAGAGGGATGGATGAGAGACAACTTAAAGAAACTGATACCTGTTGAGCACTTAAAGGAAATAAATCATGCAATGAAAGAAAACCGTGGGCAATTAGCTATCCCTCAAATCATATCTGGTAAAAAAAATCTCGATTCCACTTGtttgtatataaatatttcagTCAGTTGGTTACAATGTTAGTTTAGGAGATCAGTTGCATAGTAAATAAGTCTTAGATGGAAAAATGTAACTCATTGGTAAACTTAGTTAAATTTCCAGTTTTCTCTCCTTAAATTGAAAAGAAGAGAATTAGTGTTCTATCAGAGCatcaaattatgaaaaattattttatgacatTGTTTTTGGGGATCTTGTGCTTTTCAGAAAATGAATGGGCTTGGAAAGATGATATGGAATTTGGACGACAAATGATTGCAGGAACTCACCCCACCAGAATCCAGTGCTTAACGGTACTTCATACACTTATGAACTAGGCTTTAGAAATAATCTGTTATATATGTATAGAAGAGCCATTCTGATGTTACCTTTATCTCCCTGGGAGTAAAAAAGGATCATGTATCGGAGTGGATGCTGTAGGGTAAACGTCCACTatagaaataaagaaaagtaaaagtaaaatttcTCACAATGGAAGCATACCATATCTtgaattcaaaaatttaaatgcaCTGTCAATGTAAACGTTTTTTACACTATCTCCAGTTATGGATTCCTATGTATGATAAGATTATTGACTTCTACAATAATCtgcaataattactttaaaagtcatatctagggtgttttttaattgattgacaaTTTAAAAATCTTAACACTTTCAATGCTTAAAAATCTCTAATATCTTTTGAAATAGTTGTACAACATTGCTCAATTTGCTTGAATCTTATGAAATGATTGTATGTaacacatcattttttttctcactgTCTTAAAGTTTCTTTTGAATAAGTACATGACAAAATAGTTTCAGTTCAGCTTTCACATGTTGGTGATACATTCATCACTTCAGCAACATATCCAGTCTAATAATAATTGTTAGTTCTATAGTTGTGTAATCAAAATGGTATTTAAACTCACATTTTTACCTAATTATTGTTGGTATCAATTTTCCTTTCAGACATTCCCGCCTCAAAACAAATTTGGAATACAGAGTTCAATAAAACAATCAATCATAGAACAGAAGCTAGAAGGATGGACACTTTCTCAGGTAAGTAACAAAAGTCAGGAAACTTTGACATTTGAGaagatcatttttcttttcatttctcttgGGAGACAGTAACTCATGTGGAAGTTTTAGCAACTCTCGTTTTAGTCACAATTgttgtttatttcatttattttaacctTTCATGAGaccaaaaattagaaaactaaaaTGTAATTTGTAACACTTGAGCACTATTGGAAAAATAAGTATCATGGTTCAGAAATATGCCACAGGATTCATTTCATCATCTGAAGTATAAGTTATGAGATGATTTGTTATCTCATGTTCTGCATGTCCAAATCTCAGCTTTAGAAGCAGGTCAACCTTAGAAGCTTTCGGATTTcgttttcttcttttcattatGTTTGTCCTGCTGTGGGGTCGAATTCCACCAAGGAATAAGCCCAGTGGTGTCCTTTTGAGCTTAGAGTTTATTGGTGATGCTTTGTTTCAAGGGTATGTTATAAGGGAATAAAGTATGTGGTTAAGTTTTTTATGCTGATATAGTCATTCCATCCCATACCCCTAAATTAGAGGAGAAGAACATGAGGTGTATTAGATGAAATTAAATGAAACATAGTATCATTCCATTCCATCCTATTTTAAACAATACAACTACAAACAATAAAACCTAGTATTATTCCATTCCATCCCTTTTTATCAATCCAAAGACAGATAAGACTTTCTGCATGCATGCTATTATAGtagttaataaagaaaaattatgtaaaGCACCAATGCTTAATTGAATGGTAGTTTATGGCTGTTTTTGTTCAATGGGGGTGTTGTTTATACATTGTCCTCTATCCTTACAAAATTGTGTAGGCAATGGAACATGGAAGAATATTCATGTTGGACCACCATGACTTTCTCATTCCATATTTAAACAGAATAAATGCAAATGGGGTATGTGCTTATGCATCCAGGACTCTTCTATTCTTAAGGAGTGATGGCATGCTTAAACCATTGACAATAGAACTTAGCTTGCCAGGCCAATCTCCTCACCTTGAAATCCACAGAGTTTTTCTTCCAGCCAAGCAGGGAACACAAGCAGCACTTTGGCAGCTGGCTAAAGCTCATGTTTTAGCTAATGATGCTGTTTACCATCAACTAATTAGCCATTGGTGAGTTAAATTTTTTTCGCAATCATAGTTACTCATTTTCACTCTACAAAGATTCTTGAACATAATTTGCtccacattattttttatatactttcttTTACACCACTGGCACCTCCTGTAAAATGTCAAATCATGTGACatagagagaagaaagaaaggaaaaaccgaaaaagacTTTCTTTTGATATATGTAAAGCTAAGTATGTAAAAAAAGTGAAGTGTATAATCATGTTTAAGACTCTTTATCCTTTTCTGTTGTCTAAATTAAGGTGCATCATTAGAATTCCTCagaatttgttttctttatagGAGGCAACAATTATCCTTttacatattattaaaattgtaaaaatgattATCCTTTTCCAATATTGATTTAAAACATTCTTGTTGGTTGCTAGTGGCCAATGAATCTTTCCTGACTTTGTCAATGAAAAATGACTTCTTAATTAAACAAAGGATCGTTTGTATATGAAACATTGAGCCTTCGAAAGCTAAAGAAATATTGCTTTATTACAGAAAACAATTAATTGATTcacaaacaaaaagtaaaagtagaAGGTAATAGGATAAAAGGGAATAAAGGGAGTTAAAGTGACTCTTTAGCAACTGACActtaatcgattaccaccaCATTATACTTATGGCTTTTTAATTCTGTAATGAAAAATTTTGTAGGTTATACACCCATGCAGTTGTTGAACCATTTATCATTGCCACCAAAAGAAGGCTAAGTGTTATGCATCCAATCCATCGATTGTTGAATCCTCATTTCAAAGACACCATGCACATAAATGCCTTGGCAAGACTGATCCTTATAAACTCAGGAGGAATTTTCGAGAGAATATTATTTCCTGGTGAAATCTGTATGCAGATATCATGTGACCTCTATAAAGAGTGGAGATTCAATGAACAAGGACTTCCTGCCGATCTACTCAAAAGGTATCAGAAACCAATACCTTCATTTACAAGGtctaaactttcaaaaaaaaaatgtgatacataaaagaaagattaaattacttatttgatCTCTATATGTGACTCTCATTTAAGAATCAAACCCTATATGAATGAGAAAACGTAAATTTTATCCCCTATGCTCTCTTATTAGTATACATTGGTGTAgggactaaaattattttttgtagagGGATTGATTCTTGAATGTGTGACACACATAAGAACCAAAAgattaatttaacctaaaataaaaatgtcgATATCTAAATGAGGTGTAATAAAAGGGAGTGATAAGGTTAAAGTATTAACTTGGTCCATATAGTTGTCCCAAATTTATGTTTTAGCCCCTATATGAGAAAATGACAGGTTTTAGTCCCTACACAGTTTATTTGCAATGATTTATCATCATCAGAAAGTTTGTAACGGTTCACATCGCCAGAAAGTCTTCGTTGGCATTAACAATTGGAATGGTATGTGTAGAGACTAAAACTTACAGTATTCTAGTATATGGACTTAAACTTAAAATTGGAATTTAGAACTATAGGGATGAAGTGAACAGTTTGATCAAGTGAGAAAATATCATGGTTCTATTAATTTCCAACAACAACTAATTTTGCAGGGGTATGGCTGTAAAAGATCCAGACAAAAATAACCCCACTAGGATTCAGCTTCTATTGCTGGACTATCCCTATGCCACTGATGGACTTGAAATATGGGTAGCCATCAAAGAATGGGTCAAAGACTTCTGCTCATTCTTCTACAAAGACAATGAGGCCATTGAGGGTGATGTTGAACTACAAGCCTGGTGGTCAGAGATTAGAACACAAGGCCATGGTGACAAATACAATGACATATGGTGGTACCAAATGACAACACTCTCAAACCTTGTGGAGTCACTTACAACCCTCATATGGATTGCTTCTGCCAAGCATGCATCTCTAAACTATGGCCAATATGCATACAATGGTTTCCCTCCAAACCGCCCCATGCTATGCCGAAAGTTTGTGCCTCTAGAAGGGACAGTGGAGTTTGGTGAGTTCCTCAAGGACCCAGATAAGTTT harbors:
- the LOC114406378 gene encoding linoleate 9S-lipoxygenase 5-like isoform X2 encodes the protein MNINGMPKKASSSVPKWHSSSVTTKMLNNFNPICQATQQSTLKGKFVITHNHSKSIPGKLISVQIYSGTEVDPETGKGKLSEKACFKQGESIKHSHDAQTMIYKIKIHVDSHFGTPRAFVIQNQHKKKFFLQSASIETNDRIIHFDCNSWIYPIKKTKSDRLFFSNRCCLPSHTPRALVELRKEELDRLRGNGMGERKEWDRIYDYDCYNDLGDPDKGPEHLRPVLGGSRLFPYPRRGRTGRKHSTAENEWAWKDDMEFGRQMIAGTHPTRIQCLTTFPPQNKFGIQSSIKQSIIEQKLEGWTLSQAMEHGRIFMLDHHDFLIPYLNRINANGVCAYASRTLLFLRSDGMLKPLTIELSLPGQSPHLEIHRVFLPAKQGTQAALWQLAKAHVLANDAVYHQLISHWLYTHAVVEPFIIATKRRLSVMHPIHRLLNPHFKDTMHINALARLILINSGGIFERILFPGEICMQISCDLYKEWRFNEQGLPADLLKRGMAVKDPDKNNPTRIQLLLLDYPYATDGLEIWVAIKEWVKDFCSFFYKDNEAIEGDVELQAWWSEIRTQGHGDKYNDIWWYQMTTLSNLVESLTTLIWIASAKHASLNYGQYAYNGFPPNRPMLCRKFVPLEGTVEFGEFLKDPDKFFLKMLPDRFEMSLAAALVDVLSRHTCDEVYLGCQQSPGWIDNEVIQNRFAEFKQELKEIQTRIMQRNRDPKLKNRRGPANIEYTLLYPDTSSSSASASGITGRGIPNSISI
- the LOC114406378 gene encoding linoleate 9S-lipoxygenase 6-like isoform X1, whose protein sequence is MNINGMPKKASSSVPKWHSSSVTTKMLNNFNPICQATQQSTLKGKFVITHNHSKSIPGKLISVQIYSGTEVDPETGKGKLSEKACFKQGESIKHSHDAQTMIYKIKIHVDSHFGTPRAFVIQNQHKKKFFLQSASIETNDRIIHFDCNSWIYPIKKTKSDRLFFSNRCCLPSHTPRALVELRKEELDRLRGNGMGERKEWDRIYDYDCYNDLGDPDKGPEHLRPVLGGSRLFPYPRRGRTGRKHSTAGPSCESRPQPINFDIHVPSDERFGPNKLKELKSNCVHAMVHFLSPKAELLPRRNSANFQSFEELLDMFSSNRNQKIEGWMRDNLKKLIPVEHLKEINHAMKENRGQLAIPQIISENEWAWKDDMEFGRQMIAGTHPTRIQCLTTFPPQNKFGIQSSIKQSIIEQKLEGWTLSQAMEHGRIFMLDHHDFLIPYLNRINANGVCAYASRTLLFLRSDGMLKPLTIELSLPGQSPHLEIHRVFLPAKQGTQAALWQLAKAHVLANDAVYHQLISHWLYTHAVVEPFIIATKRRLSVMHPIHRLLNPHFKDTMHINALARLILINSGGIFERILFPGEICMQISCDLYKEWRFNEQGLPADLLKRGMAVKDPDKNNPTRIQLLLLDYPYATDGLEIWVAIKEWVKDFCSFFYKDNEAIEGDVELQAWWSEIRTQGHGDKYNDIWWYQMTTLSNLVESLTTLIWIASAKHASLNYGQYAYNGFPPNRPMLCRKFVPLEGTVEFGEFLKDPDKFFLKMLPDRFEMSLAAALVDVLSRHTCDEVYLGCQQSPGWIDNEVIQNRFAEFKQELKEIQTRIMQRNRDPKLKNRRGPANIEYTLLYPDTSSSSASASGITGRGIPNSISI